A DNA window from Zingiber officinale cultivar Zhangliang chromosome 3A, Zo_v1.1, whole genome shotgun sequence contains the following coding sequences:
- the LOC122050697 gene encoding uncharacterized protein LOC122050697 → MIVEPWLIMGDYNSPLAIQDKEGGEPVSCKLDRAMVNSQWLVADYESYVEFTPPDLVANTWEAPVYGNAQFTLKIKLTRLKGKLSLLGEARQSSPIDVSSLHGTKLSQAQASSLKAAITEEEIKKTLFSIGTDKAPGLDGYNAKFFMAAWDNIGADFIEVIREFFTNGQLLKQWNHTLIALIPKSDHAPKVMDFRPISCCTIFYKVISKLLVARIENVMDILLDPAQVVFIKANYLISAANMKMIEWFAGENKGSALAYEFFRPKAAKVDWFSVIWKPYILPKHRFTSWLLAHGRLRMADTISYESNKLCTLCHQQGESNNHIFFDREIVKPLLDKVKTWMGITFDITNMTSFLDTFRQHYKGKGRQMKARHLA, encoded by the exons ATGATTGTGGAACCTTGGCTCATTATGGGAGATTATAACTCACCATTGGCAATTCAAGACAAAGAAGGTGGAGAACCG GTTTCTTGCAAGCTAGATCGTGCTATGGTGAATTCACAATGGCTTGTTGCAGACTATGAAAGTTATGTGGAATTTACGCCCCCAG ATTTGGTGGCAAATACATGGGAGGCACCCGTATATGGCAATGCACAATTTACTCTCAAGATAAAACTTACACGGTTGAAAGGTAAACTAAG CCTATTGGGTGAAGCCCGTCAAAGCTCTCCAATTGATGTTTCTTCCTTGCATGGGACTAAATTATCTCAAGCCCAAGCATCATCCCTCAAAGCTGCAATCACGGAGGAAGAAATCAAGAAGACTCTATTTAGTATAGGCACCGATAAAGCTCCTGGTCTGGATGGTTACAATGCAAAATTCTTCATGGCGGCTTGGGACAACATAGGGGCTGATTTCATTGAGGTGATAAGGGAATTCTTCACTAATGGTCAGCTCCTAAAACAATGGAATCACACCTTGATAGCCCTCATCCCTAAATCTGATCATGCTCCAAAAGTTATGGATTTTAGGCCCATCTCATGTTGTACGATTTTCTACAAGGTTATCTCCAAACTATTGGTGGCAAGAATAGAAAATGTTATGGATATATTGTTGGATCCGGCTCAAGTGGTTTTCATCAAAG CGAACTACCTCATTAGCGCCGCAAACATGAAAATGATAGAGTGGTTTGCGGGGGAAAATAAAGGGTCGGCTTTGGCATATGAGTTTTTCCGTCCAAAAGCAGCTAAAGTGGATTGGTTTTCGGTGATATGGAAGCCATATATTTTGCCCAAGCATAGGTTTACATCTTGGTTACTTGCTCATGGAAGACTAAGAATGGCGGACACCATCTCTTATGAGTCCAACAAATTATGTACGTTGTGTCACCAACAAGGTGAATCCAATAATCATATTTTCTTTGATCGTGAGATTGTCAAGCCTCTACTTGATAAAGTCAAGACATGGATGGGTATCACTTTTGACATCACCAATATGACCTCCTTTCTCGATACATTTCGACAACATTACAAAGGTAAAGGGCGGCAAATGAAAGCAAGACATCTTGCCTGA